Proteins from one Microcoleus sp. bin38.metabat.b11b12b14.051 genomic window:
- the ppk1 gene encoding polyphosphate kinase 1, whose amino-acid sequence MSKPKKTTVKTYTEINLSDPEYYFNREQSWLEFNNRVLHEALDPRTPLLERLKFLAIFSSNLDEYFMVRVAALKQQVEAKVTKLTADGRSPQEQLDAINKRLLPMVTQQHAYFDQTLRPKLAASGIHILDYIDLNQEQRNYLHRYFKEQVFPVLTPLAVDPSHPFPFLSNLSLNLAVVVRDPDTREELFARVKVPQVLPRFLPLPEDLQWQQRGKIPVWTGVPLEQVIAHNLEALFPGMDIQEYHPFRITRNSDLTVEEDEADDLLLAIEQELRRRRFTGSAVRLEIQAIMPPALRDMLMDELVLGEQDVYVVEGLLGLKDLMSFVGLPVPELKDQPWTPVVPPRLRNSESPIIGKSMLNMDDGEDIFTAIRQGDLMLHHPYHSFAATVQRFITEAAHDRSVLAIKMTLYRTSGDSPIVSSLIQAAENGKQVAVLVELKARFDEENNINWARKLEQAGVHVVYGLVGLKTHTKVVMVVRRDDGCIRRYVHIGTGNYNPKTAGLYTDVGLLSCREDLGADLTDLFNYLTGYSRQVSYRKLLVAPVNMRDRFLALIRREADFCRMNAESGTGSCGRIVAKMNALIDPQIIVALYEASQAGVKIDLIIRGICCLRPGVEGVSENIRVISIIGRFLEHSRMFYFFNGGDEEVYIGSADWMQRNLSRRVEAIVQVEDPTIVMELQEILGVMLADNRQAWDLQPGGHYSQRRPPANNPEVSSQQILMDMAMN is encoded by the coding sequence ATGTCCAAGCCAAAAAAGACCACAGTCAAAACCTACACCGAAATCAACCTCAGCGACCCGGAATACTATTTCAACCGAGAACAAAGCTGGCTAGAATTCAACAACCGCGTGCTCCACGAAGCCCTAGACCCCCGCACGCCCCTGCTAGAAAGACTCAAATTTCTCGCTATTTTTAGCTCAAACCTAGATGAATATTTTATGGTGCGAGTGGCCGCACTCAAACAGCAAGTAGAAGCCAAAGTCACCAAATTGACCGCCGACGGCCGATCGCCCCAAGAACAGCTAGATGCCATCAACAAGCGGCTTTTGCCGATGGTGACTCAGCAACACGCCTATTTTGACCAAACTCTGCGGCCCAAATTAGCAGCAAGTGGCATCCATATTCTCGACTATATTGACCTCAATCAAGAACAGCGAAATTACCTGCATCGCTATTTCAAAGAACAAGTATTTCCCGTACTCACACCGCTAGCAGTTGACCCCAGTCATCCCTTCCCATTTCTATCAAATCTCAGTCTTAATTTAGCAGTAGTTGTCCGAGATCCAGACACTCGCGAAGAACTATTTGCGCGCGTCAAAGTGCCGCAGGTTTTACCGAGATTTTTGCCATTACCCGAGGACTTGCAATGGCAGCAAAGAGGCAAAATTCCTGTGTGGACGGGAGTACCTCTCGAACAGGTAATCGCGCACAATTTAGAGGCTTTGTTTCCGGGGATGGATATTCAGGAATATCACCCGTTTCGGATTACTCGCAATTCCGATTTGACTGTGGAGGAAGATGAGGCGGATGATTTGCTGCTGGCTATAGAACAGGAACTCCGCAGGCGCCGATTTACAGGTTCGGCGGTGCGCCTGGAAATTCAAGCGATTATGCCGCCTGCGCTGCGAGATATGTTGATGGATGAGTTGGTGCTCGGTGAGCAGGATGTTTACGTGGTGGAGGGGCTGCTAGGCCTCAAGGATTTGATGTCCTTTGTGGGGCTGCCGGTGCCGGAACTCAAAGACCAGCCTTGGACTCCGGTGGTGCCGCCGCGCTTGCGGAATTCGGAATCGCCCATAATTGGTAAATCCATGTTGAATATGGACGATGGCGAGGATATTTTCACGGCCATCCGCCAGGGCGATTTGATGCTACATCATCCTTATCACTCGTTTGCGGCGACTGTCCAGCGGTTTATTACTGAGGCGGCGCACGATCGCTCTGTGTTAGCCATTAAGATGACTTTATACCGCACTTCTGGTGATTCGCCGATCGTCAGTTCCCTAATTCAAGCAGCAGAAAACGGCAAGCAAGTAGCCGTTTTAGTCGAGCTCAAAGCCCGCTTTGACGAAGAAAATAACATTAATTGGGCGCGCAAGTTAGAACAAGCCGGCGTGCACGTGGTTTACGGTTTGGTGGGACTCAAAACCCACACGAAGGTTGTCATGGTAGTGCGCCGCGACGACGGTTGCATTCGCCGCTACGTCCACATCGGCACGGGAAATTACAACCCAAAAACGGCTGGACTGTATACGGATGTGGGTTTGTTGAGTTGTCGCGAAGATTTGGGTGCGGATTTAACGGATTTGTTTAATTATTTAACCGGTTATTCGCGGCAGGTATCTTATCGTAAATTGTTGGTTGCGCCTGTCAATATGCGCGATCGATTTTTAGCTTTAATCCGCCGCGAGGCCGACTTCTGTCGCATGAATGCCGAAAGCGGCACTGGTAGCTGCGGCCGGATTGTCGCTAAAATGAATGCTTTAATTGACCCTCAAATTATTGTTGCTTTGTACGAAGCTTCGCAAGCGGGTGTTAAAATTGATTTGATTATCCGCGGAATTTGCTGTTTGCGTCCGGGCGTTGAGGGCGTGAGCGAAAATATCAGAGTTATCAGTATTATCGGCCGCTTTTTAGAGCACTCGCGGATGTTTTATTTTTTCAACGGTGGCGACGAAGAGGTGTATATTGGTTCTGCTGACTGGATGCAGCGCAATCTTAGCAGGCGGGTTGAGGCGATCGTCCAAGTGGAAGATCCGACTATAGTGATGGAGTTGCAAGAAATCTTGGGTGTGATGTTGGCGGACAACCGTCAAGCTTGGGATTTGCAGCCTGGGGGACATTATTCTCAGCGCCGTCCTCCTGCTAATAACCCGGAAGTGAGCTCTCAGCAAATTTTGATGGATATGGCGATGAATTAG
- a CDS encoding HEAT repeat domain-containing protein, whose translation MLNETDRFQLRESVGYRVMGASLFELAGDLGWLNLVARDAETAEGIYAFYHPTFQEYFAALAVEDWHFFLNHIPGNPQHPDARYRIFEKQWKEVILLWLGREEVGKDEKEAFIKALVKFEDGCDGGFYWYRAYFLAAAGIVEFKDCSFADEIVSKIIKQGFGYFDDEIQQWVNVNRTVFRRAKEILKDTDRERAIAALVKLTRNSGDKRTRWVAAGGLGEIGKDNPVAISALVQLIRTSQDENTRKEAAESLGKVGKDNSVAIVALVELISNSGDKHTRMEAANSLGTIDKDNPVALATLADLIRNSSDEDTLRKLVASLGKIGKNNSEAIATLAELICNSGEVSTRMEAAYSLGAIDKDNPVALAALVELINNSGDDYTRWRAAACLGIINKDNSVALSALVELIRNAGDENIRRMATYSLGEINTNNPEAIAALVELIRNCGDKVTRMVATDSLEKIGKNNPVVRATFVELIRHSDRENNRSIVTNSLEEIGKDNSEKIAALVNLIRNSGNVSAQRNAAFQLRAIMKDKYFATAVSSLKDCLTSQDRRKSFNRYNQCYRVIWECAQNMTYPDFYQAWHSQPTNSPIPDNSQNTDRPTLLKQLKPTDKTFPVPLNIRALEGETDISAIAQELCTQLYQTIFPTDTDIPAIRNAPEFKRLIPQLKNRLQTQHIALILHSCPCENALSSFTRKLADSHMGIHIAWITDTALELPLTGFGVDGVDLLDAVQDWIGGIGA comes from the coding sequence ATGTTAAATGAAACGGATCGGTTTCAGTTACGAGAAAGTGTGGGATATCGGGTGATGGGTGCATCGCTGTTTGAGTTAGCTGGCGATTTGGGTTGGCTGAATTTGGTGGCGAGGGATGCGGAGACGGCGGAAGGGATTTATGCTTTTTATCATCCGACTTTTCAGGAATATTTTGCGGCGTTGGCGGTTGAGGATTGGCATTTTTTCTTGAATCATATTCCTGGGAATCCGCAGCATCCTGATGCTCGATATCGCATTTTTGAGAAGCAGTGGAAGGAGGTTATTTTGCTGTGGTTGGGGCGCGAGGAGGTTGGGAAGGACGAGAAGGAAGCGTTTATTAAGGCGTTGGTTAAGTTTGAGGATGGGTGTGATGGTGGTTTTTATTGGTATCGTGCGTATTTTCTAGCGGCGGCGGGGATTGTTGAGTTTAAGGATTGTAGTTTTGCTGATGAGATTGTGTCGAAGATTATCAAGCAGGGATTTGGTTATTTTGATGATGAAATACAGCAGTGGGTGAACGTCAATAGAACTGTTTTCAGGAGAGCAAAGGAGATACTGAAAGATACTGATCGGGAAAGAGCGATCGCCGCTTTAGTCAAGTTAACCCGCAATTCAGGTGATAAACGTACCCGGTGGGTAGCGGCAGGAGGCTTAGGGGAAATAGGCAAAGATAACCCAGTGGCGATATCGGCTTTAGTCCAGTTAATACGTACTTCTCAGGATGAAAATACCAGGAAAGAAGCGGCAGAAAGCTTAGGTAAAGTAGGCAAAGATAACTCAGTTGCGATCGTCGCTTTAGTAGAGTTAATTAGCAATTCAGGTGATAAACATACCAGGATGGAAGCGGCAAATAGCTTAGGGACAATAGACAAAGATAACCCAGTGGCGCTCGCTACTTTAGCAGACTTAATCCGCAATTCAAGTGATGAAGATACCCTGCGTAAGTTGGTAGCTAGCCTAGGTAAAATAGGGAAAAACAACTCAGAAGCAATCGCCACTTTAGCCGAGTTAATCTGCAATTCAGGTGAAGTATCTACCAGGATGGAAGCAGCATATAGCCTAGGGGCAATAGACAAAGATAACCCAGTGGCGCTCGCAGCTTTAGTCGAGTTAATCAACAATTCTGGTGATGATTATACACGGTGGCGAGCGGCAGCTTGCTTAGGGATAATAAATAAAGATAACTCAGTAGCACTTTCCGCTTTAGTCGAGTTAATTCGTAATGCTGGTGACGAAAATATCCGGAGAATGGCGACCTATAGCTTAGGGGAAATAAACACAAATAACCCTGAAGCTATTGCAGCTTTAGTCGAGTTAATCCGCAATTGTGGTGATAAAGTTACCAGGATGGTAGCGACAGATAGCTTAGAAAAAATAGGCAAAAATAACCCAGTGGTGAGAGCCACTTTTGTCGAATTAATCCGCCATTCAGATCGTGAAAATAATCGGAGTATAGTGACAAATAGCTTAGAAGAAATAGGCAAAGATAACTCAGAGAAGATAGCAGCTTTAGTCAATTTAATCCGCAATTCAGGTAATGTATCTGCCCAAAGAAATGCGGCATTTCAATTAAGGGCAATCATGAAAGATAAATACTTCGCCACCGCAGTCTCAAGTTTGAAAGATTGCCTAACTTCCCAAGACCGGAGAAAGAGTTTTAATCGCTATAATCAATGCTACAGAGTCATCTGGGAATGTGCCCAAAACATGACTTACCCAGACTTTTATCAAGCATGGCACTCTCAACCCACCAATTCCCCAATACCCGACAACTCACAAAACACCGATCGCCCCACACTCCTCAAACAACTCAAACCCACAGATAAAACCTTCCCCGTGCCCCTCAACATTCGCGCCCTAGAAGGCGAAACCGATATAAGCGCGATCGCCCAAGAACTCTGTACCCAACTATATCAAACAATCTTCCCCACAGATACAGACATCCCCGCAATCCGCAACGCCCCGGAATTCAAGCGATTAATTCCCCAACTCAAAAACCGCCTGCAAACACAGCATATCGCCTTAATTTTACACTCGTGCCCCTGCGAAAATGCGCTTTCGTCTTTCACCCGCAAACTCGCCGACTCTCACATGGGTATTCATATCGCCTGGATTACTGATACAGCGCTGGAATTGCCGTTAACCGGTTTTGGGGTGGATGGAGTGGATTTGTTGGATGCTGTGCAGGATTGGATTGGGGGGATTGGTGCGTGA
- a CDS encoding NACHT domain-containing protein gives MSDPITLGLLFTVAWQGILGTQVNDAVKHACLTGVKKVSRNGKIVNHDLEKALKTSFLKAQQQIASECKQEIDPKNANNRESFSYSLQDRRRHFDWLRRKVEKLKLDLEQVDQETVPSGIPIAGLDEIELLLTATDELKQNRVAVVKQKLLEVALENCDVAPYKTKLEQELFALVAAYFAQEIKENEKVFQIFTGQTLTRIDTRTQQMYAWLEEIVEKSRIVYQPIDWQSICQQILDEKEQQRLSSNQLTFGNHQIDDVYVPLGLVERHKVTQRREDLAAEEGSDLYREKEVTQTFEHSEFLEQVLREGRSQKSNGKRLAIIGEPGAGKTTLLRRIANWVADEISGAIVIWIALADLQGKDLESYLFDSWLLAAIKRVGKAEATADIKDDFLALFNAERVWLVLDGADEMAAGDGNPLAEIQRQVRTGGCVQRARIVLSCRQNVWDAIGSALDTFDTYRTLEFSYPEQVEIFIDKWFGTPPNPPLLRGGTREEGDTFARGLSTQGTGEGNTLTPPLARGAGGVLPPSFPTENTEETLAPPLARGAGGVLPPSFPTENTEETLTPPLARGAGGVLSPSFPTENTEETLAPPLARGAGGGAFPTATGSISSIGERANSRLSKKSPEMFAAVRYLAVVRWRFTGY, from the coding sequence ATGTCAGATCCGATTACCTTGGGCTTGCTGTTTACCGTCGCTTGGCAAGGCATTCTAGGGACTCAAGTTAATGATGCAGTCAAGCACGCCTGTTTGACTGGGGTTAAAAAAGTATCACGAAACGGTAAAATTGTCAATCACGATTTAGAAAAAGCACTAAAAACTTCTTTCCTGAAAGCTCAGCAGCAAATCGCCTCGGAATGCAAACAGGAAATCGACCCGAAAAATGCGAATAACCGAGAGAGTTTTAGCTATTCGCTGCAAGACAGGCGGCGCCATTTTGATTGGTTGAGACGAAAGGTTGAAAAGTTAAAATTAGATTTAGAACAGGTTGATCAAGAAACAGTCCCGTCTGGGATTCCGATTGCAGGTTTAGACGAGATAGAATTGCTGCTGACTGCGACAGATGAGTTAAAGCAGAATCGGGTAGCAGTAGTCAAGCAAAAACTGCTAGAAGTTGCTCTGGAAAATTGCGATGTCGCACCCTACAAGACAAAGTTAGAGCAAGAGTTGTTTGCCTTGGTAGCTGCATACTTTGCTCAGGAAATCAAGGAAAATGAAAAGGTTTTTCAGATATTTACCGGGCAAACATTGACGCGAATTGATACCAGAACCCAACAGATGTATGCTTGGCTTGAGGAGATTGTCGAAAAGAGCCGCATTGTCTACCAACCGATTGACTGGCAGAGTATTTGTCAGCAGATTTTAGATGAGAAAGAACAGCAGCGGCTGAGTAGCAATCAGCTAACTTTTGGCAACCATCAAATTGATGATGTTTATGTGCCGCTGGGTTTGGTGGAACGGCATAAAGTGACTCAGCGCCGGGAAGATTTGGCGGCTGAGGAAGGTTCGGATTTGTACCGGGAAAAAGAAGTAACTCAAACCTTTGAACATAGCGAGTTTCTGGAGCAAGTGCTGCGGGAAGGAAGGAGTCAGAAAAGCAACGGAAAGCGGTTAGCAATTATTGGGGAACCGGGGGCGGGGAAAACTACGCTGTTGCGGCGGATTGCTAATTGGGTGGCGGATGAAATTTCAGGGGCTATTGTTATTTGGATTGCTTTGGCAGATTTGCAGGGGAAAGATTTAGAATCCTATTTATTTGATAGTTGGTTGCTGGCGGCAATTAAGAGGGTTGGGAAAGCTGAGGCGACGGCGGATATTAAGGATGATTTTTTAGCTTTGTTTAATGCTGAGCGCGTTTGGTTGGTGTTGGATGGCGCGGATGAGATGGCTGCGGGTGATGGGAATCCTTTGGCGGAAATTCAGCGGCAAGTTAGAACCGGCGGCTGTGTTCAAAGGGCGCGGATTGTGCTAAGTTGTCGGCAGAATGTCTGGGATGCGATCGGCTCTGCGTTGGATACTTTTGATACTTATCGTACTCTGGAGTTTTCCTATCCCGAACAAGTTGAAATATTTATCGATAAGTGGTTTGGAACCCCCCCTAACCCCCCCTTGCTAAGGGGGGGGACAAGAGAGGAAGGGGATACTTTTGCTCGTGGTTTATCAACGCAAGGGACAGGAGAAGGGAACACTCTTACTCCCCCCTTAGCAAGGGGGGCTGGGGGGGTTCTTCCTCCATCATTCCCAACCGAAAATACAGAAGAAACTCTTGCTCCCCCCTTAGCAAGGGGGGCTGGGGGGGTTCTTCCTCCATCATTCCCAACCGAAAATACAGAAGAAACTCTTACTCCCCCCTTAGCAAGGGGGGCTGGGGGGGTGCTTTCTCCATCATTCCCAACCGAAAATACAGAAGAAACTCTTGCTCCCCCCTTAGCAAGGGGGGCTGGGGGGGGTGCTTTCCCAACAGCTACGGGAAGCATTAGCAGCATCGGGGAAAGAGCGAATTCAAGACTTAGTAAAAAATCCCCTGAGATGTTCGCTGCTGTGCGGTACTTGGCAGTCGTTAGATGGCGATTTACCGGATACTAA
- a CDS encoding retropepsin-like domain-containing protein — protein MTNTPSKEQSREMLKWLNRNRLDLLDFYRNQYVAYNAERLIAHSENLREILDLAQASGELYAIYLVPRSTASIQILSIRFRTVSRHNWQPNYHVTMKHRDVEISTTMLVDSGAELSLISFKLGQDLGFALADAESSLLAETVGGRVEYVIRNLEMTIDGHSFIAPVAWLQTNTGGEQLLLGREVVFDRFNIEFRQAEEQILFTWREDFLSQTPIPQ, from the coding sequence ATGACTAATACACCCTCAAAAGAACAAAGTCGGGAGATGCTAAAGTGGCTCAACCGCAACCGACTGGATTTATTAGATTTCTATCGCAATCAATATGTTGCTTACAACGCCGAACGATTAATCGCTCACAGTGAAAACTTGCGGGAAATTTTAGATTTAGCTCAAGCTTCAGGAGAGCTTTATGCAATTTATTTGGTTCCCCGTTCCACTGCTTCTATTCAAATTTTATCCATTCGCTTTAGGACAGTTTCTCGCCATAATTGGCAGCCAAACTATCATGTTACAATGAAGCATAGAGATGTAGAAATTTCCACAACTATGTTAGTAGACTCCGGCGCTGAACTGAGTTTAATTTCCTTTAAACTTGGTCAAGACTTAGGGTTTGCTTTGGCTGATGCAGAATCTTCTTTATTAGCAGAAACTGTAGGCGGAAGAGTTGAGTATGTAATCCGGAATCTTGAAATGACTATTGACGGACACAGTTTTATTGCTCCTGTCGCCTGGTTACAAACAAATACAGGTGGAGAACAATTGCTTTTAGGCCGAGAAGTCGTGTTCGATCGCTTCAACATTGAATTTAGGCAAGCTGAAGAACAAATTCTATTTACCTGGCGGGAAGATTTCTTGTCACAAACGCCTATTCCTCAATAA
- a CDS encoding helix-turn-helix transcriptional regulator codes for MSKGLVKLRVRELAAEKGWTLKEVAERSGVGYSTISNYARSQGMAMVDFAAVYKLARTFDVLIEDFVIIMEK; via the coding sequence ATGAGTAAAGGTTTAGTCAAATTGCGGGTTCGAGAGTTGGCGGCCGAGAAGGGATGGACGCTCAAGGAGGTTGCGGAGCGATCGGGCGTCGGGTACAGTACGATCAGCAATTATGCCCGCTCTCAGGGGATGGCGATGGTTGACTTTGCGGCAGTATACAAGTTGGCCCGCACTTTTGATGTGCTGATTGAGGATTTTGTGATAATTATGGAAAAGTAG
- a CDS encoding UDP-glucose/GDP-mannose dehydrogenase family protein: MRVCVIGTGYVGLVTGTCLAHIGHHVICVDNNEEKVKLMKSGQSPIFEPGLSELMQSASQSGKLEFTADLAAGVAHGDILFIAVGTPPLPTGESDTRYVEAVARGIGAHLDGDYKVIVNKSTVPIGSGDWVRRIVLDGLAERQKAHSGEGVTGEEVAAKIGADFDVVSNPEFLREGCAVHDTFNPDRIVLGSNSQRAMDMMLQLYTPIVDRKFAENPSLAAVPVVMTDISSAEMIKYAANAFLATKISFINEVANICDRVGADVTQVAKGIGLDSRIGSKFLQAGIGWGGSCFPKDVSALVHTAEDYGYEAHLLKAAVEVNERQRLIAIEKLQQVLKILKGKTVGLLGLTFKPDTDDLRDAPSLNLIENLNRLGAKVKAYDPIVSQTGMRHGLSGVLVETDPERLADGCDALVLVTDWEQFRNLDYQKMSKLMAHAVMIDGRNFLDKKVLEAAGFQYVGIGR; this comes from the coding sequence ATGCGTGTTTGCGTCATCGGTACAGGATACGTCGGCTTAGTCACCGGCACTTGCTTGGCTCACATCGGACACCACGTGATTTGTGTTGATAACAACGAAGAAAAAGTTAAATTAATGAAGTCGGGACAGTCGCCAATTTTTGAACCCGGACTTTCTGAATTAATGCAATCGGCTTCTCAATCGGGAAAGCTTGAGTTTACTGCGGATTTAGCAGCAGGAGTTGCTCACGGGGACATTTTATTTATTGCGGTAGGGACGCCTCCTTTACCTACTGGGGAAAGCGATACTCGCTACGTGGAAGCGGTGGCGCGCGGCATTGGGGCTCACCTCGACGGCGATTATAAAGTGATTGTCAACAAATCTACTGTACCCATCGGTTCGGGAGATTGGGTGCGGAGAATTGTACTAGATGGTTTGGCTGAACGTCAAAAAGCTCACAGCGGTGAGGGCGTTACGGGTGAGGAAGTAGCAGCAAAAATTGGTGCTGATTTTGATGTGGTTAGCAATCCAGAGTTTTTGCGGGAGGGCTGCGCGGTTCACGATACGTTTAATCCCGATCGCATTGTTCTGGGCAGCAACTCTCAGCGGGCGATGGATATGATGCTACAATTATACACGCCAATTGTCGATCGCAAGTTTGCCGAAAATCCATCTTTGGCTGCGGTACCTGTGGTGATGACTGATATCAGTTCCGCAGAAATGATTAAGTACGCAGCTAATGCTTTTTTGGCGACTAAGATTAGCTTTATTAATGAAGTTGCTAATATTTGCGATCGAGTCGGTGCAGATGTTACCCAAGTAGCGAAAGGTATTGGTTTAGATTCGCGAATTGGTAGCAAGTTTTTGCAAGCAGGTATCGGTTGGGGCGGTTCTTGTTTCCCCAAAGATGTATCAGCATTAGTTCATACTGCTGAAGATTACGGCTACGAAGCGCATTTGCTGAAAGCTGCGGTTGAAGTTAACGAACGCCAGCGGTTGATTGCTATTGAAAAGTTGCAGCAAGTTTTGAAAATTCTCAAAGGTAAAACAGTCGGACTTTTAGGCTTGACTTTTAAGCCGGATACTGACGATTTGCGAGATGCTCCTTCGCTGAATTTAATCGAGAATTTGAATCGGTTGGGAGCAAAAGTTAAAGCTTACGATCCGATTGTTTCTCAAACTGGGATGCGTCACGGTTTGTCCGGTGTTTTGGTAGAAACAGATCCGGAAAGATTGGCTGACGGTTGCGATGCTTTGGTGTTGGTGACAGATTGGGAACAGTTTCGGAATTTAGATTATCAAAAAATGTCGAAGTTGATGGCTCATGCGGTGATGATTGACGGCCGCAATTTCTTAGATAAAAAAGTTTTAGAAGCGGCTGGTTTCCAATACGTGGGAATTGGCAGGTAA
- a CDS encoding UDP-glucuronic acid decarboxylase family protein, giving the protein MRILVTGGAGFIGSHLIDRLMAQGHEVVCLDNFYTGTKRNILKWMDNPYFELIRHDITEPIRLEVDQIYHLACPASPLHYQFNPVKTIKTNVIGTMNMLGLAKRVKARFFLASTSEVYGDPDVHPQTEDYRGNVNCIGIRSCYDEGKRVAETLSFDYHRQNGVDIRVVRIFNTYGPRMLENDGRVVSNFIVQALRNQPLTVYGDGSQTRSFCYVSDLVEGFMRLMNSDEIGPMNLGNPGEYTILELAQKIQNMINPGAEIIFKPLPQDDPKQRQPDITLAKNWLGWEPTVPLDKGLELTVKDFRDRIEGNLK; this is encoded by the coding sequence ATGAGAATTTTAGTTACAGGCGGTGCGGGTTTCATCGGTTCCCATCTGATCGATCGCTTAATGGCCCAAGGACACGAGGTAGTCTGCCTGGATAACTTTTACACCGGGACTAAGCGCAATATCCTTAAATGGATGGACAATCCCTATTTTGAGCTGATCCGCCACGACATCACGGAACCGATTCGCTTAGAGGTAGATCAGATTTACCATCTGGCTTGTCCGGCTTCGCCACTACACTATCAGTTCAATCCTGTCAAGACAATCAAAACAAACGTCATCGGCACGATGAATATGTTAGGGTTAGCCAAACGGGTAAAAGCAAGATTCTTTCTGGCCTCCACATCAGAAGTTTACGGCGATCCAGATGTCCACCCGCAAACAGAAGATTATCGCGGTAACGTTAATTGTATCGGTATTCGGAGCTGTTACGACGAAGGCAAGCGAGTAGCTGAAACCCTATCTTTTGACTACCACCGACAAAATGGTGTAGACATTCGAGTTGTGCGAATTTTTAATACCTACGGCCCGAGGATGTTGGAAAATGACGGCCGGGTAGTGAGCAATTTTATCGTTCAAGCTTTGCGAAATCAACCGCTGACTGTCTACGGCGACGGTTCCCAAACCAGGAGTTTTTGCTACGTTTCTGATTTGGTTGAGGGATTTATGCGCTTGATGAATAGCGATGAAATCGGGCCGATGAATTTGGGTAATCCCGGCGAATACACTATCTTAGAGTTGGCACAGAAAATTCAAAACATGATTAATCCAGGAGCGGAAATTATCTTCAAACCGCTGCCACAAGACGATCCAAAACAGCGACAACCGGATATTACTCTTGCTAAAAATTGGTTAGGGTGGGAGCCAACTGTGCCGCTGGATAAAGGTTTAGAGTTGACTGTGAAGGATTTTCGCGATCGCATTGAGGGAAATCTAAAGTAG
- a CDS encoding NAD-dependent epimerase/dehydratase family protein, which produces MSSIVTGAAGFIGSNLVETLLNQGEQVIGVDEVNDYYNPELKRKNLAHFEKNPNFKLVEGNILSLDWKPLLANAEVIYHQAAQAGVRASWGDGFRSYTARNINATQLLLEAAKDAPQLKKFVLASSSSVYGNAETFPTSETACPQPVSPYGITKLAAERLASLYYHNFGVPATILRYFTVYGPRQRPDMAFHIFFKSILRGEAISIYGDGQQTRDFTFISDCVAANLAAAKVPEAIGEIFNIGGGSRVALAEVIQTMESIVDRPIRINYLESSKGDARDTSADVSKAKKILGYQAQVSLREGLRQEWEWVQSLYG; this is translated from the coding sequence ATGAGTAGTATCGTTACAGGCGCGGCAGGCTTTATCGGCTCTAATTTAGTAGAGACTCTTTTAAATCAAGGTGAGCAAGTAATCGGCGTTGATGAAGTCAACGATTATTACAATCCCGAATTGAAAAGAAAAAATCTCGCTCATTTTGAAAAAAATCCGAATTTTAAACTGGTTGAGGGAAATATCTTATCTTTGGATTGGAAACCGCTTTTAGCCAATGCCGAAGTCATTTACCACCAAGCAGCCCAAGCAGGAGTCCGTGCTAGTTGGGGAGACGGTTTCCGCAGCTATACCGCTCGCAATATCAATGCAACTCAGCTACTCCTAGAAGCAGCAAAAGATGCACCGCAACTGAAAAAGTTTGTATTGGCTTCGTCTTCGTCGGTGTACGGCAATGCTGAAACTTTCCCTACTTCCGAAACTGCCTGCCCTCAACCCGTTTCTCCTTACGGCATTACCAAATTGGCCGCTGAACGTTTGGCTTCACTTTATTATCACAATTTTGGCGTTCCGGCAACCATCCTGCGGTATTTTACTGTTTACGGGCCTCGCCAGCGTCCCGATATGGCATTTCACATATTTTTCAAATCTATTTTGCGCGGCGAAGCGATTTCAATTTACGGAGACGGACAGCAAACGCGAGATTTCACATTTATTAGCGATTGCGTTGCTGCTAATTTAGCTGCTGCTAAAGTGCCCGAAGCAATCGGGGAAATTTTCAATATTGGGGGCGGAAGTCGAGTTGCTTTGGCAGAAGTTATTCAGACTATGGAAAGCATTGTCGATCGCCCGATTCGCATCAATTACCTAGAATCGAGCAAAGGAGATGCGCGAGATACTAGCGCTGACGTATCAAAAGCTAAGAAAATCTTGGGATATCAGGCGCAGGTTTCTTTGAGGGAAGGGTTGAGGCAAGAATGGGAATGGGTACAGTCTTTGTACGGTTAG
- a CDS encoding type II toxin-antitoxin system ParD family antitoxin, with the protein MNISLTSELEKLIQEQVKKGKYSSASEMVGEALRLLWERDRIKEKRLADLKEKIRVGIEELDRGEGMDGEEVFDEIEEDICRIEAQMQQAEEVK; encoded by the coding sequence ATGAATATATCTTTGACTTCAGAACTCGAAAAGTTAATCCAAGAACAGGTTAAAAAAGGTAAATATTCCTCAGCGAGTGAGATGGTAGGGGAAGCTTTGCGGTTGTTGTGGGAGCGCGATCGCATTAAAGAGAAGCGTCTTGCTGACTTGAAGGAAAAAATTCGAGTAGGGATAGAAGAATTAGATCGCGGTGAAGGGATGGATGGCGAAGAGGTATTTGATGAAATCGAGGAAGATATTTGTCGGATAGAAGCGCAAATGCAGCAAGCTGAGGAGGTTAAGTAA